The following are from one region of the Eubacterium sp. MSJ-33 genome:
- a CDS encoding LytR/AlgR family response regulator transcription factor, which translates to MIEIDNCVQLEENRCLVATINRKQRNVPIDSIDYVESRGRKIILHLNCGEITFYSKMSDIEGKLMLNGFIRVHQSFMIRKKDIVSFNRTMVKHGKVEIPVSRKYYSEIKKCVVRG; encoded by the coding sequence ATGATAGAGATTGATAATTGTGTTCAACTCGAAGAAAATCGGTGTTTGGTGGCGACTATAAATCGAAAACAAAGAAACGTACCAATCGATTCTATTGATTACGTGGAGAGTAGAGGTAGAAAAATTATTTTGCATTTGAATTGTGGAGAGATAACCTTCTACTCAAAAATGTCTGATATAGAGGGGAAATTGATGTTAAATGGATTTATTCGCGTGCATCAGAGTTTCATGATTCGAAAGAAGGATATCGTGTCATTCAACCGAACTATGGTTAAACATGGTAAAGTGGAGATTCCTGTAAGCCGAAAGTATTATTCCGAAATTAAGAAATGTGTAGTTCGGGGATAA
- a CDS encoding phage holin family protein, translated as MDISSYVTVLPIVIICYLVGIGCKVSMKISDKAIPVIVGLVGGIVAVPAMYVMKNFPADDIITAISVGIMSGFASTGINQVYKQSKKEE; from the coding sequence ATGGATATTTCAAGTTATGTTACGGTACTGCCGATTGTGATTATCTGTTATCTGGTTGGAATTGGCTGCAAGGTAAGTATGAAGATCAGCGATAAAGCAATTCCGGTGATTGTTGGTCTTGTTGGTGGCATTGTTGCGGTGCCTGCTATGTATGTGATGAAGAATTTTCCGGCAGACGATATTATCACAGCAATTTCGGTGGGGATTATGTCCGGATTTGCATCTACGGGGATTAATCAGGTGTATAAGCAGAGTAAAAAGGAAGAATAA
- a CDS encoding CinA family protein, producing the protein MNIRKCKNDHFYNGDRYKICPYCEEANLLQNPDIANQEKTKKEKADKKKEPKVRPVKKKYVEKDIRQDYRKLTELLIEWNMSITTMESATAGQIASLITDTEGASAIFKGASITYSNETKIMQGVSAEVIHKYTVYSKETAEAMATACANMYGADIGIGVTGTMGNTDPDNADASVPGQVYFAISLKGTVRSYVVEIPQQPSRLMYKLAVAKEVYDVLMRLFE; encoded by the coding sequence ATGAATATCAGAAAATGTAAAAACGACCATTTTTATAACGGAGACAGATATAAAATCTGTCCATATTGCGAGGAAGCAAATCTTTTACAGAATCCGGATATTGCGAATCAGGAAAAAACAAAAAAAGAAAAGGCAGATAAGAAGAAAGAACCGAAGGTTCGTCCGGTCAAGAAAAAATATGTGGAGAAGGATATCCGCCAGGACTATCGCAAACTGACAGAGCTTTTGATTGAATGGAACATGTCAATTACAACGATGGAGAGTGCAACTGCCGGACAGATTGCGTCTTTGATCACAGATACAGAAGGGGCATCTGCCATCTTCAAAGGTGCGAGCATTACGTATAGTAATGAGACAAAGATCATGCAGGGTGTATCCGCAGAGGTGATTCATAAGTATACGGTTTATTCGAAGGAGACAGCGGAGGCGATGGCAACAGCCTGTGCGAATATGTATGGTGCGGATATCGGAATCGGCGTCACGGGAACGATGGGAAATACAGATCCGGACAATGCGGATGCATCGGTTCCGGGACAGGTTTATTTTGCGATAAGCCTGAAAGGAACTGTCCGGTCATATGTGGTTGAGATTCCACAGCAGCCAAGCCGGTTAATGTACAAGCTGGCGGTAGCGAAGGAAGTCTATGATGTATTGATGAGATTGTTTGAGTAA